From the Buteo buteo chromosome 1, bButBut1.hap1.1, whole genome shotgun sequence genome, one window contains:
- the STOX2 gene encoding storkhead-box protein 2 isoform X2, producing the protein MSPISQSQFIPLGEILCLAISAMNSARKQVTQEALMEHLTTCFPGVPTPSPEILRHTLNMLVRERKIYPTPDGYFIVTPQTYFITPSLIRTNSKWYHLDERIPDRSQCTSPQQGTITPSTSGCVRDRTLPKNHCDSCHCCREDMHSMHASTLQRKSAKDCKDSYCPPSLCQVPPTEKSKSTVNFSYKAETLTKPKDVEKQSKKFGLKLFRLSFKKDKTKQLANFSAQFPPEEWPLRDEDTPTTIPREVEMEIIRRINPDLTVENVMRHTALMKKLEEEKAQRSKAGSSAHHSGRSKKSRNHRKSHGKSRSHSKTRVSKGDPSDGSHLDIPAEREYEFYDPLTRSPREGCFIIEHKGDNFIMHSNPNMIESHFPMTPEWDVSGELAKRRTEMPFPEPSRGSSHSKVHRSHSHTQDRRSRNERSSKAKERSRSMDNSKGPLGSATLGTPEDIGEGCSPDDQTTSQTYIDDSTLRPSQSLSHQRALISSASYKETCIPEMASGSVETPSSCSLLEQSKPTENLPSYSELNSCTTKSAVDDYFQCNTSSETVLTAPSPLGKNKEDHDTLTGTDGLKKMTPAERQSQHIAREPGVHKEESPKGPSSGSAVAGQTPEVIANGRLVQHHSAESSSLDKRKEIFSKDTLFKPLHNTLSVNSYHKSSAPLLKPHQKTPSDTLPVRCEKLEQAIVTSVTQVMPVSQRQQETTGNQEASFDYYNVSDDDDSEEGTNKNAEEEKNRDDVGTMQWLLEREKERDLQRKFEKNLTLLTPKETENSNNQRATHSARLDSMDSSSITVDSGFNSPRTRESLASNTSSIVESNRRQNPALSPAHGGAGPTFNFRATADPPTSEAEKLQKPANCLQASVTSV; encoded by the exons GAGTTCCAACACCCAGTCCAGAAATCCTTCGACATACCTTGAATATGCTTGTACGGGAGAGGAAAATATACCCAACTCCGGATGGTTATTTCATTGTAACCCCACAGACTTACTTTATAACACCATCTCTCATAAGAACTAACAGTAAATGGTACCATTTGGATGAGAGGATACCTGACAGGTCTCAATGTACCTCTCCACAACAAGGAACTATAACTCCCTCCACCTCGGGATGCGTCAGGGACCGAACACTACCCAAAAACCACTGCGACTCCTGCCATTGTTGCAGAGAAGACATGCACAGCATGCATGCATCTACCCTACAGAGGAAATCAGCAAAAGACTGTAAAGACTCATACTGTCCTCCTTCATTATGTCAGGTCCCACCTACTGAGAAAAGTAAAAGTACTGTcaatttttcttacaaagcagAGACACTCACAAAGCCTAAGGATGTAGAAAAGCAGTCTAAGAAATTTGGACTGAAACTGTTCCGGTTAAGTTTTAAGAAGGACAAGACAAAACAGTTGGCAAATTTCTCTGCCCAGTTTCCTCCAGAGGAGTGGCCTCTAAGGGACGAGGACACCCCTACCACTATACCTAGGGAGGTAGAAATGGAGATTATTAGGCGCATTAACCCAGACTTGACTGTGGAAAATGTCATGAGGCACACTGCACTAATGAAGAaacttgaagaagaaaaagctcagCGCAGCAAAGCAGGATCTTCAGCTCACCACAGTGGACGAAGTAAAAAGAGCAGGAATCACAGAAAGTCTCATGGGAAATCAAGGTCACACAGCAAGACTCGGGTATCCAAAGGAGACCCATCAGATGGCTCTCATTTGGATATACCTGCTGAAAGGGAGTATGAGTTCTATGATCCCTTGACTCGATCCCCACGGGAAGGCTGTTTTATAATAGAACACAAGGGAGATAATTTTATAATGCACAGCAATCCTAACATGATTGAATCTCACTTTCCCATGACACCAGAGTGGGACGTGTCTGGTGAGCTGGCCAAAAGAAGAACTGAAATGCCTTTCCCTGAGCCTTCCAGGGGAAGCTCCCACTCCAAGGTCCATCGGAGCCACAGCCATACACAGGATAGAAGATCAAGGAATGAGCGGTCCAGTAAGGCTAAAGAAAGGTCTAGATCTATGGATAACTCCAAGGGACCTCTGGGCTCAGCTACCTTAGGCACACCTGAAGATATAGGTGAAGGCTGTAGCCCAGATGACCAAACAACTAGCCAAACTTACATTGACGATAGTACCTTAAGGCCATCTCAGTCGCTCAGTCATCAAAGGGCTCTGATTTCATCTGCAAGCTACAAAGAGACTTGCATCCCTGAAATGGCTAGTGGCAGTGTAGAAACCCCCAGTTCTTGTAGCCTGTTGGAACAAAGCAAGCCTACAGAGAATTTGCCATCATATAGCGAGCTCAACTCCTGCACAACAAAATCTGCAGTCGATGACTATTTTCAGTGCAACACATCCAGTGAGACTGTGCTTACTGCTCCATCACCACTGGGAAAGAATAAAGAGGATCATGATACCCTGACAGGGACAGATGGGCTCAAAAAAATGACTCCTGCAGAAAGACAGTCTCAACATATTGCTAGGGAGCCTGGGGTGCACAAAGAGGAGTCCCCAAAGGGCCCAAGCAGTGGTTCAGCAGTTGCTGGCCAAACTCCAGAGGTTATTGCAAATGGGCGGCTGGTTCAACACCATAGTGCTGAATCAAGCAGCCTtgataaaaggaaagaaatatttagcaAGGATACGCTCTTTAAACCTCTGCACAACACTCTTTCTGTGAATAGTTATCATAAGTCTAGCGCACCCCTGCTAAAGCCCCATCAAAAGACCCCCTCTGACACATTGCCAGTCAGATGTGAGAAACTTGAACAAGCGATAGTAACCTCAGTCACACAAGTCATGCCCGTTTCACAGAGACAGCAAGAGACAACTGGGAACCAGGAGGCCTCCTTTGACTACTACAACGTATCTGATGACGATGACTCAGAGGAAGGAACCAACAAAAAtgctgaggaagagaagaacaGGGATGATGTTGGTACAATGCAGTGGCTcctagagagagaaaaggagagggatCTGCAGCGAAAGTTTGAGAAAAATCTTACTCTTCTCACcccaaaggaaacagaaaatagcaaCAACCAGAGAGCCACCCACTCAGCCCGCCTGGACAGCAtggacagcagcagcattacTGTGGACAGCGGGTTCAACTCTCCACG TACTCGTGAGAGCCTGGCATCCAACACTTCAAGTATTGTTGAAAGCAACAGACGTCAGAACCCCGCTCTGAGCCCTGCACATGGTGGCGCAGGCCCAACATTCAACTTCCGAGCCACTGCAGACCCACCAACAAGTGAAGCTGAGAAACTGCAGAAACCTGCTAACTGCCTGCAAGCTTCTGTCACTAGTGTCTGA